From the genome of Streptomyces sp. NBC_01260, one region includes:
- a CDS encoding oxygenase MpaB family protein, protein MGRYSRLHEIRRMNPARDYAEILRLISQYEFPWDYRQGVSVAFLRDYGVPRISVLLDRTQEFERAGQKRYDDTVLIGYEMAADGFDSERGRAAARHLNRIHGKYRIPNEDFLYVLATTVVGPKRWIDRFGWRPLCRVETEALTEVGRKMAAMMGIEGAPDTYEGFERLLDSYEERMFAYDPANRRVANATFRIMASWYPRPLRPVIARFSLALLDEPLLRALGFRAQPRWVRSAAAGSLRARSRCVRLLPARPRWLPSRPQPRSYPFGWRLDDLGPHWAGSRPLEPLPDERRPSPSAAPLNGRADQRT, encoded by the coding sequence GATGAATCCGGCGCGCGACTACGCCGAAATTCTTCGGCTGATCTCCCAGTACGAGTTCCCCTGGGACTATCGGCAGGGGGTGAGCGTCGCCTTCCTCCGGGACTACGGCGTCCCCCGGATCTCCGTACTCCTGGACCGGACCCAGGAGTTCGAACGGGCCGGGCAGAAGCGGTACGACGACACGGTGCTGATCGGGTACGAGATGGCCGCCGACGGCTTCGACTCGGAGCGCGGGCGGGCTGCCGCGCGTCATCTCAACCGGATCCACGGCAAGTACCGGATACCCAACGAGGACTTCCTGTACGTCCTGGCGACCACGGTCGTCGGACCGAAGCGCTGGATCGACCGGTTCGGCTGGCGGCCCCTGTGCCGGGTGGAGACCGAGGCGCTGACCGAGGTGGGCCGGAAGATGGCCGCGATGATGGGCATCGAGGGCGCGCCGGACACCTACGAGGGGTTCGAGCGGCTGCTGGACTCCTACGAGGAGCGGATGTTCGCGTACGACCCGGCGAACCGGCGGGTCGCCAACGCCACGTTCCGGATCATGGCGAGCTGGTATCCGCGCCCGCTGCGTCCGGTGATCGCGCGGTTCTCGCTCGCGCTGCTGGACGAACCACTGCTGCGGGCCCTGGGGTTCAGGGCGCAGCCCCGCTGGGTCCGGTCGGCGGCCGCCGGATCGCTGCGGGCCCGCTCGCGGTGCGTGCGCCTCCTCCCGGCCCGGCCCCGCTGGCTGCCCTCACGCCCGCAGCCGCGTTCCTACCCGTTCGGCTGGCGGCTGGACGACCTGGGGCCGCACTGGGCGGGCAGCCGGCCCCTGGAGCCACTGCCCGACGAGCGCCGTCCCTCGCCCTCGGCGGCGCCGCTGAACGGGCGTGCGGATCAGCGCACTTAA